Within Candidatus Bathyarchaeota archaeon, the genomic segment AGCATGTCTATCAAGGGTTAAGCCTCATGTTAAAAAACAAGATGAAGTAATTAAAGACACGGGCTAGTTTGTTGGGTTACTGTTGGTTTTTTGGCTGTTTTGTGGGTGTAGTGATTTTTAGGTCTATCTCGATACTTTGTGCGGATTTCTTTTCGGGTTGCTGTTGTGATTGCTGTTTTTCTTGTGATGTAGGTTCTTTTTTGCGTTGTGAACCAAAGGTTAAGGCATAAACTCTTGAGATTTCTGCCCCGAAAAGCACAATTTGGTTGAGAATAAAAATCCAAAGAAGAATAATCATCAGTGACCCTGCTGCCCCAATTATAGTAGTTACCGTAAAGGTTTGGATGTAGGTCCCTAAAATGTAGTTGACCACAGTAAAGGCTATGCCAGTTGAGACTGCAGCCAGCACAACATCGCGCCATTCTACTTTTGCCTGCGGGAGCATTTTGTAGATTATGGCAAAGAGTAGCGTTGAGAGGGCAAAGGACAGGAAAATTTGCAGGGTGGTTATGGTGATTAAGGTTAAGGTTTGGTTGATGGAGAATAATCTTATGATGCTAAATAATGCTGTGGCAACTCCCGCCCATCCAATAACAAGCAACCCAAGAGCAGAAACCAGAAAGAATGGACCGATTTTTTCGCGTATACTGTATAGTAGTTTTTGTTTTTTAGGACGTTTAACATCCCAAATCAGATCAATGCTGTCTCGCAGGGTTGCAAAGGCACCAACTGCTCCAATTAAGGTGAAAAGAATCAGAAACAAGGAGCTAAGAAAGGATGAGAAGGGTGAGGCGGCGTTTTCGAGGAGTTGACTAAAAAGGTTTGCGACCGCGGGTCCTGCGAAGGCAGTTATTTGTTGGATGAGTAGGTTGATAGATTGGGGTTGGCCGTAGAATTGTTCGAAGATGGTTAGGATTATTAGTAGGAGTGTTGGTAGGGGTAGGATTATGAAAAAGGTTAGGGCACCTGCTCTGAGGGGTGAGTTGTCTTTTAGCCATTCTTTTAGGGCTTGTTTGAATATGATGATTAAGTCTTTTTTGTTCATTGGTTATCCGTTGAAAAGACGCTGTTGTTTGATTATTAGGTGATTGGGATATTTGTATGTTGGTTTAGGTTGTGTGGGGGTTATTGTAGTTGGCGTATTGTTGTGAGTAGGGCGGTTGGGGGGTTGTTTTTTGTGTTGCGTGTTTGTGTTTGGTTTATGTAGTCTTTTAGGCCTAGGACGATTAGGTGTTCGATGAAGGTGCTTCTTTTTTCTCTGCCGCGGATGTTTTCTAGTTCTCGGAAGAGTTTTTGGTCGACGGTGATGCTGATGTTATGCTTCATCTGTAAACTCCTTATACCTTGTATATTTGGTATACGTAATAAGCTTTATTAGCTTTACGCCACCAAATACACAGGGGACATTATGAAAACCCTACGCATATCCGACGACGCCCACCAAAAACTAACCGCAATGTTAGGAGAAATAACCGCCCAAACCATGAAAATGCAAACCTACACCGACGCCATTGAAAATCTCCTCGGCACAAGCGTCACCCTACCCCCAGAACTCCTAAACGAAACTCAAAGCTTCGTAGAAACAAACAAAAAACTAGGCTACACCAGCAGAGAAGAATTCATCCGAGACGCCCTAAGAAACAAACTCAACCTCGCCAAAGAACAATACGTCTGCATAGAAGTGCCCAAAGAAGAGTACGAGCGGATGCAGCAAGCAATAGAAGATTTAGACACGGGCTACTTGAGCGCTGATGATTTTGTCAACCAACAAATCCGTGCACTACTGGAAAAGCATGATGCCTACTTG encodes:
- a CDS encoding YihY/virulence factor BrkB family protein codes for the protein MNKKDLIIIFKQALKEWLKDNSPLRAGALTFFIILPLPTLLLIILTIFEQFYGQPQSINLLIQQITAFAGPAVANLFSQLLENAASPFSSFLSSLFLILFTLIGAVGAFATLRDSIDLIWDVKRPKKQKLLYSIREKIGPFFLVSALGLLVIGWAGVATALFSIIRLFSINQTLTLITITTLQIFLSFALSTLLFAIIYKMLPQAKVEWRDVVLAAVSTGIAFTVVNYILGTYIQTFTVTTIIGAAGSLMIILLWIFILNQIVLFGAEISRVYALTFGSQRKKEPTSQEKQQSQQQPEKKSAQSIEIDLKITTPTKQPKNQQ